The Acipenser ruthenus chromosome 27, fAciRut3.2 maternal haplotype, whole genome shotgun sequence genome includes a window with the following:
- the LOC117432431 gene encoding transmembrane protein 9B-like, whose amino-acid sequence MAFNSSDIFRVFFKQLFFFCVITLILSTQKTHAKNAKDIRCTCICPPYKELAGQIYNKNVSQKDCDCLHVVKLWPVAGSDVEAYCLRCECKYEERSSVTIQVTIIIYLSILGVLLLYMVYLTLLEPVLKRRLFGQSQLLQNDDDVGDHQPFANAHAVLSQSRSRANVLNKVEYAQQRWKRQVQEQRKSVFDRHAVLS is encoded by the exons ATGGCGTTtaacagcagtgacattttcagaGTTTTTTTCAAGCAGCTGTTTTTCTTCTGCGTTATAACATTGATATTatcaacacaaaaaacacacgcCAAG AATGCAAAAGACATTCGGTGCACATGCATTTGCCCGCCCTATAAAGAACTCGCGGGGCAAATTTACAACAAAAACGTGTCGCAGAAAGACTG TGATTGTTTACACGTGGTAAAGCTTTGGCCTGTGGCTGGCAGTGATGTGGAGGCTTACTGTTTACGCTGTGAATGCAAATATGAAGAAAGAAGCTCAGTTACTATTCAA GTAACAATCATCATATACCTGTCAATCCTAGGGGTGCTTCTGCTGTACATGGTATACCTGACACTTCTTGAACCAGTGCTGAAGAGACGCCTCTTTGGACAGTCACAGCTGTTAcagaatgatgatgatgtagGG GACCACCAGCCATTTGCCAATGCACATGCAGTGCTGTCCCAGTCCCGTTCTCGAGCCAATGTGCTGAACAAAGTGGAGTATGCACAACAGCGCTGGAAGAGGCAGGTCCAAGAGCAGCGCAAGTCTGTCTTTGATCGACATGCTGTTCTGAGCTAA
- the LOC117432208 gene encoding forkhead box protein M1-like isoform X1, whose amino-acid sequence MENQENEDHDENALQLDNSLTNINWLGRFSCNSIAQHKGKKVTKTKIVKPPRSPSTKRPPYSYSELIKLAINSIPEKQLPLQQIYAWVEEHFPYYKYDANPGWKNSIRHSLSMQDIFVRQTDRNSRTAYWTIKSNPETKSCTSHEQNCLGQVLSGQLNYVPALPMMINVNNGVTIVSPQNKVGSVKKMQALLPRGIAPRLIPVPIFITPSVMCEPSSVPLPTAPITQACKRKRVIAPKLPVSRNSVPGMYSSRECSTQASSNETAAAPESIIAKRWKQSNQPRHHQKRKQKHQTLAEPHLQLQENVVLSTDSGLEIDKDISLGQKTNCEKCTSSPFKTPTKKNLVGLATSTPYGGSHCLSPSGILSSWKTGLTPPKSVDSLLDGSLFKSPGAGSLYTSLGLSALGDNVKTSLDYNNSGKGLTEFSCLGFTPIKSARLSEGSGFDQQNESLPRVFSYFTLPDIGEGTDLANVSWSAFTAENN is encoded by the exons ATGGAAAACCAAGAAAATGAAGACCACGATG AGAATGCCCTGCAGTTGGATAACAGCCTGACTAATATTAATTGGCTGGGAAGGTTTTCTTGTAACAGCATAGCTCAACATAAAGGAAAGAAGGTCACAAAGACGAAG ATTGTGAAGCCTCCAAGATCTCCCTCAACTAAGCGTCCACCATATTCCTATTCAGAATTGATCAAACTTGCCATCAACAGTATCCCAGAAAAACAGTTGCCACTTCAGCAGATCTATGCCTGGGTAGAAGAGCATTTTCCATACTACAAATATGATGCCAACCCTGGGTGGAAG AACTCAATCCGACACAGCCTTTCTATGCAGGACATCTttgtaagacagacagacagaaatagcAGAACTGCCTACTGGACCATTAAATCCAACCCTGAAACCAAAAGCTGCACATCTCATGAGCAAAAT TGTCTAGGTCAGGTGCTAAGTGGCCAATTAAACTATGTCCCTGCCCTCCCCATGATGATTAATGTG AATAATGGAGTTACTATCGTGTCACCGCAGAATAAAG tTGGCTCTGTAAAGAAAATGCAAGCCTTACTTCCCCGAGGGATCGCTCCGCGCCTCATTCCTGTTCCAATTTTCATAACCCCTTCTGTAATGTGTGAGCCATCTTCTGTACCACTGCCTACTGCACCCATCACTCAAGCTTGCAAGAGGAAGAGAGTAATCGCTCCAAAG CTTCCTGTATCAAGGAACTCAGTTCCTGGAATGTATTCTTCCAGAGAGTGTAGTACACAAGCCTCTTCAAATGAGACTGCAGCTGCACCCGAGTCCATTATAGCTAAACGATGGAAACAATCTAATCAGCCCAGGCATCATCAGAAACGGAAACAGAAACACCAGACGCTAGCAGAGCCTCACTTGCAGTTGCAGGAGAATGTTGTTCTGTCCACTGACTCTGGCTTAGAAATTGATAAAGACATCTCATTAGGACAGAAGACAAACTGTGAGAAATGTACTTCATCTCCCTTTAAAACCCCTACAAAAAAGAATCTGGTGGGCCTGGCCACGTCGACTCCATACGGGGGATCTCACTGTCTTTCCCCAAGTGGGATTCTTTCCTCGTGGAAGACCGGGCTGACGCCTCCCAAATCTGTGGACAGTTTATTGGATGGTAGTTTATTTAAATCTCCAGGTGCAGGGAGTTTATATACAAGTCTCGGATTGTCAGCCCTTGGTGACAATGTGAAGACCAGCCTTGACTATAACAATAGTGGGAAAGGTTTGACAGAGTTCAGTTGCCTTGGTTTTACTCCGATTAAAAGTGCCAGACTTTCAGAGGGATCAGGATTTGACCAACAGAATGAGAGCTTGCCAAGAGTCTTTTCCTATTTTACCCTCCCAGATATTGGAGAGGGAACTGACTTAGCCAACGTTAGCTGGTCTGCTTTTACTGCAGAAAATAATTGA
- the LOC117432077 gene encoding nuclear receptor-interacting protein 3-like, with translation MFYSGLLTEGSRKEMEMREAASLRQQRRMKQAVQFMHKDSADLLPLDGLKKLGTSKETQPHNILQRRLLETNLSKFRGNNCGTRIPNNGISVQSYGFHQDREQSLTTSEEEDLICVCCKCAGKEIKIVIDTGCRFNLITTACLDRFGLKELVKINETETETLPFPHNIKPVGQIETLPLMIGQIKVDCSAVVVENDFECMSLGFRTLRSLKCVIDTNKQHLVLGTAEREQVPFSSSKSENESSPEV, from the exons ATGTTTTATTCAGGGCTCCTCACAGAAGGCAGTAGAAAGGAGATGGAAATGCGAGAGGCGGCTTCTCTCCGGCAGCAGCGGAGAATGAAGCAGGCAGTCCAGTTTATGCACAAGGATTCTGCAGATTTGCTTCCTTTAGATGGACTGAAGAAACTGGGCACCTCCAAGGAAACC caACCACATAACATTCTGCAGAGGCGGTTACTGGAAACGAATTTGTCCAAGTTTCGAGGAAACAATTGTGGAACAAGAATCCCGAATAACGGTATCTCAGTGCAAAGCTATGGGTTTCATCAGGACAGAGAGCAGAGCCTAACAACAAGCGAGGAAGAAGACCTTATATGTGTGTGCTGTAAG TGTGCTGGAAAGGAGATCAAAATTGTAATTGACACAGGCTGCCGATTCAACCTCATTACTACAGCCTGCCTGGATAGATTTGG TCTGAAGGAACTTGTCAAGATAAATGAGACTGAAACAGAGACTCTCCCTTTCCCACATAACATAAAACCAGTGGGTCAGATTGAAACGCTCCCTCTCATGATTGGGCAGATAAAGGTGGACTGCTCAGCAGTTGTTGTGG AGAATGATTTTGAATGTATGTCTCTGGGGTTTAGAACATTGCGATCCCTGAAG tgtgTAATAGACACGAACAAGCAACACCTAGTTCTGGGCACAGCGGAAAGGGAGCAAGTTCCGTTTTCTTCTAGTAAAAGTGAAAATGAAAG CTCTCCTGAAGTGTGA
- the LOC117432208 gene encoding forkhead box protein M1-like isoform X2 has product MENQENEDHDENALQLDNSLTNINWLGRFSCNSIAQHKGKKVTKTKIVKPPRSPSTKRPPYSYSELIKLAINSIPEKQLPLQQIYAWVEEHFPYYKYDANPGWKDIFVRQTDRNSRTAYWTIKSNPETKSCTSHEQNCLGQVLSGQLNYVPALPMMINVNNGVTIVSPQNKVGSVKKMQALLPRGIAPRLIPVPIFITPSVMCEPSSVPLPTAPITQACKRKRVIAPKLPVSRNSVPGMYSSRECSTQASSNETAAAPESIIAKRWKQSNQPRHHQKRKQKHQTLAEPHLQLQENVVLSTDSGLEIDKDISLGQKTNCEKCTSSPFKTPTKKNLVGLATSTPYGGSHCLSPSGILSSWKTGLTPPKSVDSLLDGSLFKSPGAGSLYTSLGLSALGDNVKTSLDYNNSGKGLTEFSCLGFTPIKSARLSEGSGFDQQNESLPRVFSYFTLPDIGEGTDLANVSWSAFTAENN; this is encoded by the exons ATGGAAAACCAAGAAAATGAAGACCACGATG AGAATGCCCTGCAGTTGGATAACAGCCTGACTAATATTAATTGGCTGGGAAGGTTTTCTTGTAACAGCATAGCTCAACATAAAGGAAAGAAGGTCACAAAGACGAAG ATTGTGAAGCCTCCAAGATCTCCCTCAACTAAGCGTCCACCATATTCCTATTCAGAATTGATCAAACTTGCCATCAACAGTATCCCAGAAAAACAGTTGCCACTTCAGCAGATCTATGCCTGGGTAGAAGAGCATTTTCCATACTACAAATATGATGCCAACCCTGGGTGGAAG GACATCTttgtaagacagacagacagaaatagcAGAACTGCCTACTGGACCATTAAATCCAACCCTGAAACCAAAAGCTGCACATCTCATGAGCAAAAT TGTCTAGGTCAGGTGCTAAGTGGCCAATTAAACTATGTCCCTGCCCTCCCCATGATGATTAATGTG AATAATGGAGTTACTATCGTGTCACCGCAGAATAAAG tTGGCTCTGTAAAGAAAATGCAAGCCTTACTTCCCCGAGGGATCGCTCCGCGCCTCATTCCTGTTCCAATTTTCATAACCCCTTCTGTAATGTGTGAGCCATCTTCTGTACCACTGCCTACTGCACCCATCACTCAAGCTTGCAAGAGGAAGAGAGTAATCGCTCCAAAG CTTCCTGTATCAAGGAACTCAGTTCCTGGAATGTATTCTTCCAGAGAGTGTAGTACACAAGCCTCTTCAAATGAGACTGCAGCTGCACCCGAGTCCATTATAGCTAAACGATGGAAACAATCTAATCAGCCCAGGCATCATCAGAAACGGAAACAGAAACACCAGACGCTAGCAGAGCCTCACTTGCAGTTGCAGGAGAATGTTGTTCTGTCCACTGACTCTGGCTTAGAAATTGATAAAGACATCTCATTAGGACAGAAGACAAACTGTGAGAAATGTACTTCATCTCCCTTTAAAACCCCTACAAAAAAGAATCTGGTGGGCCTGGCCACGTCGACTCCATACGGGGGATCTCACTGTCTTTCCCCAAGTGGGATTCTTTCCTCGTGGAAGACCGGGCTGACGCCTCCCAAATCTGTGGACAGTTTATTGGATGGTAGTTTATTTAAATCTCCAGGTGCAGGGAGTTTATATACAAGTCTCGGATTGTCAGCCCTTGGTGACAATGTGAAGACCAGCCTTGACTATAACAATAGTGGGAAAGGTTTGACAGAGTTCAGTTGCCTTGGTTTTACTCCGATTAAAAGTGCCAGACTTTCAGAGGGATCAGGATTTGACCAACAGAATGAGAGCTTGCCAAGAGTCTTTTCCTATTTTACCCTCCCAGATATTGGAGAGGGAACTGACTTAGCCAACGTTAGCTGGTCTGCTTTTACTGCAGAAAATAATTGA